DNA sequence from the Cohnella herbarum genome:
CTATAATGCGGGAACGGCGGTTATCCGCAATTACGCCGCGGGAGCCGTGACGGGGGAACGTCGGCCCGTGGCGGTTTTGCAGGCTCTTATGTAGGATTGATGCCTGATAGCAATTACTACGATCTGAGCAGAATCGGATTGAACGACGTTTTTGCCCAACCTGTATCCACGGCTTTGATGAAGACATCCGGAACATATGCGAATTGGGATTTCAGTCATACGTGGGGGATAGAGGAGACCCTTAATGACGGCTATCCTTATCTTCGGTATTTAGCTCCCGACTTGCCGGCAACAGCGGCGCCCGGGGATAGCGGCGGGACGACGAAAGTAACCGCGGAGCCAAGCTTCGGCAACCATTTGGTCATTCAGGTGTCGTCCCAAGAAATCGCTACGCCTAAGATAAGCGATGCCATTCCCTCTTCGGGCGTCACGAATCCTTACGTCTCCGGATCCGATATCGACGGAGTAGATGAAGGGACGAACAAATTTGTTGTTGTGTATGAAGCGGATAATGACAATAGGGTCGTGAAATTCGCACAACTTACGCTGACGAGCGGAGAAATCCGTCCTTATTATCTCATTGAACGGGTAAATAATCAGTCGCTGGCAACGTTGACCGAGGGCTATGCGCTGGGTACGCGGGAAACGAAGACGATACCGATTACGCGAATTGGGACGGGCGATATAGACAACTTGGCGGTGACGGTGAGCGGGACATCTTTCGAGCTTACGCAGCCGACGGTAACAACGCTGAACAACGGAACGCCTTCGACTCGGTTTACGGTGAAGGCAAAGGGAGGATTAGCGGCCGGTACCTATACCTCAACCGTAACCATATCGGCAGATCATTTGGCGAACGTGACTTTTACTGTCACGCAAGTCGTACAGCCCGTAGTACGCGTGAAGAATGCTCCTCAGGGCGGATTTTCGGTTGTTCCACCAAGCCGAACGACGATAGACCTTGGAGATGAGAACACCGGAGCAACGATTCAAGTGAGAGCGGATGTGCAAACCTCTGCGAGCGGAGCAACCTTTTCCAATGTAGAAGTGGATGATGACGTGCTCGTTCAACTGCTAGGGGCATTAAAGGATAAGAATGCCGCCTCCCAAACCGTCACAACCGTTGTCGAGGGGGGAGCCGATCAAGTTGTCGTTGATCTTCCGCTGGCTGCAATAAGGAAAGCGATGGTCGCGAATACTCGCGGTACCCTCATTGTAAGAACGGATTCTACGACCTATGCGATGCCATTGAGCTTGTTGCGGGAATTATCCAAGGATTCGACGGAGGAGATGATCTCGATCTCCATTAATAGAATAAGCGGATCGCTCAAGGAAAAAATCGAAAGGGCTGCGAAAGCTCAAGGATTGCTGCTATTGAATCGCCCGACAGAATTCAAAGTCGCTATCGGAGATCAAGAAAGATCTGATTTCGGCGAAAATTACGTGGAGCGGATTGTCGATGTAGATTCAGGTGCCGATCCGTCCAAGGCGACGGCGGTGCGGTACGATCCGGTTACGGAGTCTTTTCTCTTCGTGCCCTCAACGTTCAAGACAAAAGATAAAGCAACCGAAGTCGTAATGAAATCAACGCATAACAGCATCTATATGGTCATTCGAACGGAAAAAACGTTCTCGGATTTACGGGGACATTGGGCGAAGGGAAATATGGAGCTGCTAGCGTCCAAGCTGATCGTTAAAGGCTTATCGGCAACCGAGTTCGGGCCCGGGGTTAGCATAACGCGCGCGGAATTTACGGCGTTGCTCGTCCGTTCTCTCGGACTCGGCGCCATTGCATCCGATCGATCGTTTCAAGACGTGAATGCGAAATCTTGGTATTTCGACGATGTTCAGGCGGCGGTTAAAGCCGGATTGGTTAAAGGTTTGGCGGATGGAACCTTCCGTCCGGATGATCTTATTACGCGAGAGCAGATGACGGTGATTATGGCGGCGGCTTTAAGATTCGTAGGCAAGGAGCCTGCGGATGCGGACGAAAATAAATCGCTCGATAGATTTACGGATGAGGATAAAATTCATGCATGGGCATTGGATTCAGCGGCTATTTCTGTTAAGGCGGGAATGATTACTGGCCGTGAAGATTCGACATTCGCGCCGACCGCATTCGCTACCCGTGCCGAAGCGGGTTCTATGTTGGTGAGAATGCTGCGTTATATTGAATTTATCGACTAGTTTTTTCGTTGAAGTTGGATTCCTTAAGTTGCTTTAGAATGGTGGATTTATGAACTAATCTTGGATTAGAGGTACCAATAATGCAATATGAGGCTGTCCCATAAGGGGCAGCCTCATTGCGTTTTCAAACGAATAGTTTTTTTGAGAATTTATCATATGAATATTTTCCTGTGCGTTCAAACTGACTTAGCTCGGCAACGGCCGACTATCAAGTGATAGAGTTAGAACTTTCAAATCTAGGATAGCATTCAATTTGACCAAAATATCTAAACCCAGTATCTATGACGATATTGTCAATGATTTTCCGGGAGCCTCTATACTCAATTTCCAATGAAGTGAATAGCAGGCCGTCTCTATACTCGATGTTTATCATAATTTTCTCTAAACCCGAACAGAGGCTTTATTTCGATTTCTATTTTTTCTTTACCAGTGTGATAAACGAGCAGATCGTTTTTCGAACGAACGAGTTCTCTGGTTGCAATCTTTTCATCTTCAAAGGCTTGAATGACTGCAACTTCTTCTACGTAACGAACCTCATCTTCAATGTGGGATTTTAGGATTTGCATTTTCACAAAGCGGTCGGGATACAATTGTCTAACCTCCTGCCATTGCAAGGTGAACACCCCCGAGTATTTGATGATTTGATCATAACATTTGGCTATTGGACATGCTACTTAATTGATTTAATTTGCAATTTATCTGTATTATTTCTTATATCATCTACATGTAAAAATTGGGTATGCAGTCGACTAAAATGAATACTAAACGTAGAGAAAGTACTAAATCACTATCAGGTTTCAATCCACGCTTTCCATTTGGAGAGCGACGCCGTATGTTGACCCCGAATAGGTCAGGGTGATTATTTCAATCCGCGCTCTCTATACGGAGAGCGACGAAAATGTCCAAGCGATCGGTGTTACCGATTAATATTTCAATCCACGCTCTCCATACGGAGAGCGACCTAAGGCTTGTAAACATTGCGGGGCGACAAAAGGATTTCAATCCACGCTCTCCATACGGAGAGCGACGTAAGCAAATGAAGGAAGCTGAAGCACAGAAGACATTTCAATCCACGCTCTCCATACGGAGAGCTACAGCGAGAGCTGCCAGCCCTTGTCCAACTAAGGCTGGCAGCCTCAATAATGCGTTTCGATTGAAAACATCGATGAAAACTCGTGCATTTACTAGGAAAAACCCTAGAGGCCTTGTCTGGAGCGAGGTGCGAATCTCCCGGGAATATCATGTTGCAAGTCGCGATATAGCGGAACATAGCAAGACAAAAGACAAGAAATAAATACTGGAAAGGGAGGTGCGAGGAATAGGTTATTACGACTATTTACGTCGCGTGAGAGACAAGGAATTAGATGAATATGAATTGTCCAAGCAGTTATTCTTCGAACATGTCATCAGCGAGCAAAACTTCCATTCGTATGTGGAGCAGGCCGCGAGTGAATTGGAGACGTACCTCAAGTCCCCTTCTGGGGATAGTGGATGAACGCAGTTAACCTCAGACAGTCGACGAAGCCCTGGCTTTTGTGGGCTTTGTTTTTTTGTTCAGAATTGAAATTTCCTGCATGGCCAGTATTTTCTACGTAAACGTATATGACAGCGTTGGCTCCTTCGTTAAAGGTCCAATTAAATTATTGAGCGACATAGAAAGTTGAATGCAGTCACTTAAATTCCAATTTGATGAAAGCGGCCTGCACCGTTCTATTTTAATAGACACCCAATATTGCAATTAATACCCTCTTTATTTTTGCAACTATTAAATCCTCAATTCTCGGCAACATAAGTGGATCGCATCGCACATTTCATCTCGAACTCTTCACGCGAAGAGCAACTATGTTCCATCTCGCCCCGCAAGCAAATAATACCTCGGCTATAACCGCAGCATCTTTATCCGTGCCTGTTGATTTCTTCGCAGATGAAACCTGAATGATATTTTGAAGTTTGGTTTGGAAAGAGGAATTGCTAGCCTCAACGGCATCCCCGAGAACGCGCTCGCATTGGGCTTGAGCTTTTTTTTCCCGGGATTGTTTTCCGAAATTCATCAAGTCGTCAACTTAGCATATACAACAAAGAACACCATAACTTCGCCAATGATGATGTAATTGGGGAGCAAGAATAACAAGTCCACTATGAAAAATACGCCAAGCAACCCCAAGAAGAACGCTAAATGTGCTCCGCCTAATCTTTGATGCGCATGTCTATATTTATGGAAAACTAACGAGGTTGAAAAAAAGTAGAGCAATACGGATCCGAAAATAAAACTTAACATAAACGTATAATTTAACTGTTCCAAAAATAAAAGTTGAATCGAAGCCGCGATCATGGACATGGATAAATAGATAAAAAGATGACCGTAGATTATCGTTTGCCCCGCAGTCTCCAAGGACTTGTTCACTTTCTTCTCGACATTATCGAAATACTGCCACCACATCGCGATGATTAATACGAAAGTTAACGAAGCAAATAAAATAGATTGCCAAGTCCAGTAACTGGACTGTAGAACCGCTAGAATACTGATTACGGATTCGCCAAGTAAAATAAGCGTAAACAGCGAGAAGCGTTCCAATAAGTGGTGTGTATGTATAGGACTTTTCACCAAGTATCGCCGACCGAGTATCGGGAGCAAGATGTCTACGGCAATTCCCGCATACAAAACAGCATAGCGAATCCAGGAGTCGAAGAATAGGGATAAAGAAGATATCGCCAAACCAATCCAGAAGCGACTTCCCAAATATCGGGCCGTGTTCTTTCTGTGCGACTCTTCCTTTTTATGAACCGCAAGGTATTGAATGGCCGTCATTGCTCTTAATCCAATGTAGCCTATTAGGAACGGAACGTAATATTGATCAAAATCAACCGAGAGGCTGGCCGTCATGATTAACACGAAAAATAACTGTAGGATCAGAAAAATCCGGTGAGATAAGATGTCTTGACCAAACCGGTTTACGAAAAGCGATTGTCCTACCCAAGCCCACCAGATCGGAACGAAGATGAGGACGAATTTCATTAAGTATTCGAACGAAATGTAGCCGTTTTCGACATGTAATAAGACATGGCCCGCTTTTGACACCGCCGCTACGAACAGCAAATCATAAAATAATTCAAGCCAAGTAACCTTCCTATCTGACGAGGCTGGATGGTGTTGATTCGTCGTAGCTTCTTTGTTCATACTTCGAGCTCCTTTACGTTGATGGGTCGATTCCCTACTCATAATTTACTTGAATACTCACCTATCTTAGCTGATGAGATAGATTACGAATAGGGAAATATGATGATTCTAGTTAAATTTCAATTATTCCCTAGCAGTTCTTTTACCGATGAAAAAATAAAGCAAAGCCAGAAGCGGCAGGGAGACACCGATGAGAGAGGCGATAGTCCAGCCCCCGTACGCATAAGACCAACCGCCCAGCGAGGAACCAATGGCTCCGCCGACGAAAAAGATAGACATAAACAGCCCGTTAAGCCGGCCTCTCGCTTCACTTCCCAATGAATAAATCACACGCTGACCAAGCACAAGATTTCCCGATACGGCCATATCCAGCGTGATCGCGGAAACAAACAACAGGATAAGAGCAATAGTCGTGTGGCTTTGAAAAAGCGAAATGAGTAAGAAGGACAAAGCGGCAATGATCATGGCAAGTCCGGTTAACCGCGAGCTCCATCCTTTATCCGCTAGTCTTCCGGCAATCGGAGCTGCTACCGCACCGCCCACCCCTACTAAAGCGAACCATGCGATGCCTTGCTGCGACATTCCAAAATCATCCGCCAACCGCAGAGGAACGACCGTCCAAAAGAGGCTAAAAGCTCCGAATAAACACGCTTGATATAAGGCGTAGCGACGTAAAGCGGGCGTCTGTTTCAAGAGGGGGACTAAAGAGATCAATAATTTACCGTAGGTAACCCCGGGCGCAGGACTACGCTCAGGAAGAGCGCGCGAGAGCAGTATTGCCAACAACGCGATGAGGATTGCCGACAAAACGAATACGGCTTGCCAAGTCCAGATGCTAGTTACAAAGCTTGCCACCGGACGGGCGAACATGATGCCGAGCAAGAGTCCGCTCATGACGTTCCCGACCACGCGGCCCCTCTGTTCTTCGGAAGCTAAAAAGGTCGCATAAGGCACGAGGATTTGGGCTACCACGGATCCGATTCCAATAAACAGGGACGCGGTCAGGAACAGCGCCGCATTAGGCGCGAATGCGGCTGCCAGCAACGCAACGACCGCAACCGCTAGCGTTCCTACCGTTAGACGCCGATTCTCGATAATGTCGCTAAGCGGTACGATAAACAGTAACCCCACGACATAACCGATTTGAGTTAATGTGACGATCAATCCTGCTGCGGTGGAAGAAAGGCTCGTCGTAACGCTGATCGGGCCAACAAGAGTTTGAGCATAATAGAGATTGGCAACGATCAGACCGCATGAGGCCGCGAGCAGAAACATCATCCAACTTGAAATACGAGCTCCGTTCTTTGCTTGTTCTTTGTGCATAGAGATCCTCCTCTTGTTTTTCGCATGTTAAATAAAAACTAAACGTTCAGTACACTAATTATATAACTGAATAATATACTGAACGTATGGTTTTGTAAATAGTCAGTTAAGCATTTATTTTCCTTGGATTATTGAATATACTGAACGTATGGTTTTGTATTATTGCGAAATAGAATAAACACGCGAAAGGTGAGGATTCGGATGCAAGGCCAAAGAGGGCGCCCGCGTAATGTTGAAACGCAGAAGTCTATCCTTTCCGCTGCTTATGATTTATTGCTGGAAAACGGCTTTGGAGCGGTCACGGTTGAAAAAATTGCCGATCGGGCCAAGGTGAGCAAAGCCACGATCTATAAATGGTGGCCGAACAAGGCTGCCGTAGTCATGGACGGTTTTCTATCTGCCGCCGCGGACAGACTGCCGGTGCCTGACACGGGTTCCGTGCGGAATGATATTCTCGTACATGCTACAAATTTAGTCCTGTTCTTGATAAGCCGAGAGGGTAAGATCATTACGGAAATCGTAGGGGAAGGGCAATTCGATTCAGGATTGGCGGAGGCTTACCGGACACGATACTTCCATCCTCGCCGGCTTGAGGCTAGGCGTCTTCTGGAACAAGGGGTTCAGCGCGGGGAATTGAAAGAAAATCTGGATATCGATTCGATCATCGATCTGATTTACGGGCCGATTTTCTATCGCTTGCTGGTGACCGGCGATAAATTGGACTCTTCCTACGTGGAGGAATTGGTGATGTATGCTTTTGAAGGTATCCGCTCGACGTGAAGTCTTTGAGGGACAGGTCGAGCGCTTATTTGAAGCTTCTTACCGCAATCTAGAGATGACAGGTCTCCGTAAAATAATCTATTTGTCAGCGGCTTTCAAGGGAGAAAACTGATCTATCAAAGCGTAAACTAAACCGAAGAAGCTGAATATTACGATTGAAGTACTGATCTGCAAGTCGTAACCTCGAACAAAATAATCGTCATACAAGAAACGGAAAATAAACATCCCGCATAGGCCACCAAGGAGCGTATAGAAGGCGATGCGAATAGTAGGCGACTTCACCCATTTTCTAATTAGCCAAGTCAGCGGCAGTAAGGTAACGGGGTAGAGAAAGCTGGTTGTCAGAAAGATCATACCTATGAATATGATCCCGATGTTTTGAAGTCCGTAATATTCGGTTGTCGTAATTTTATTGCCTTCCAATATCTCCAAACCAAGCACGGAGAGATTGAACAAAATGGCAAACGAAACCCACATCGTTAAACAGTACCTGAATTTGTACAAGCCAGTATCACCCGCATTCGTTTATTACTACTTCAGACGTAACCGGGTTGGAAAAGTTTTAAGGTTTCGAAAATATTAGTAACTATTCTCGCAGGATTAACTCGGATTTCGACCAATTAGACCGTTACCAACGGCTTGTAGCACAAAGATCCTCGGATTTCGACCAATTAGACCGCTACCAACGGCATGTAGCACACAGATCCTCGGATTTCGACCAATTAGACCGCTGTCAACGGCTTGCAGCACACAGTTCCTCGGATTTCGACCAATTAGACCGCTACCAACGGTTTGTAGTACACTGTTCCTCGGATTTCGACCAATTCACTGAAAGTAATCTACATCCACCATTCAATTCTTCACGCTGAACAATAAAGTATTGTGAGTACTCAAACCCTGTCAGTTGGCTCCCGGAGCAAAATAGTGGTGCCCAGCACCCTTATTTCTCCAGAAAGGCACTCCCGGAACGAAATAGAGTTGCCCAGCACCCTTATTTCTCCAGAAACCCGCTCCCGGAGCAAAATAGAGGTGCCCAGCGGTTAGACCCCCTAAATCCGGAGTATTACTGATGAAATACGTTGCTGTCGTAAAAATACTTGGTTTACTAGCGTTTTCCTCAGGATTTCGATTCTTAAACGGCTCGAGTGTACTTTTCTAAAGAATCAGTCGTTTGCTCCACCCACTTCATGAAAGCCGTTGGGGACCGTTTTCCCAGGCTTCTGTGCATGCGGCGGTTGTTGTAAAAATCAATGTAATTCCGTACAGCTTCGTGTGCCTCCTGAAAAGATTCAAAGCTCTCTTTTCCAAGCAGATCTCGCTCAAGGGTGGCATGAAAGGACTCGATGTATGCATTCATATTAGGTGTCTTTGGAGGAATGCGCTCATGCATAATTCCCTCTGCTTCGCATAACTCTCCAAACGCCTTGCTGATAAATTGGGGGCCGTTATCGGTGCGAATGATCGGCTTGCTCTCTTCGGGCTTTAGACGTGACTGTAACGCCTTTTTCACAGCTTCGCATACGTGTTTGGCTTCGCAATTCGTACCGATATGGATGCCGACGATACTGCGATCGTAAACGTCGATCATATCTGCGATGTAGAAAAA
Encoded proteins:
- a CDS encoding S-layer homology domain-containing protein — encoded protein: MPDSNYYDLSRIGLNDVFAQPVSTALMKTSGTYANWDFSHTWGIEETLNDGYPYLRYLAPDLPATAAPGDSGGTTKVTAEPSFGNHLVIQVSSQEIATPKISDAIPSSGVTNPYVSGSDIDGVDEGTNKFVVVYEADNDNRVVKFAQLTLTSGEIRPYYLIERVNNQSLATLTEGYALGTRETKTIPITRIGTGDIDNLAVTVSGTSFELTQPTVTTLNNGTPSTRFTVKAKGGLAAGTYTSTVTISADHLANVTFTVTQVVQPVVRVKNAPQGGFSVVPPSRTTIDLGDENTGATIQVRADVQTSASGATFSNVEVDDDVLVQLLGALKDKNAASQTVTTVVEGGADQVVVDLPLAAIRKAMVANTRGTLIVRTDSTTYAMPLSLLRELSKDSTEEMISISINRISGSLKEKIERAAKAQGLLLLNRPTEFKVAIGDQERSDFGENYVERIVDVDSGADPSKATAVRYDPVTESFLFVPSTFKTKDKATEVVMKSTHNSIYMVIRTEKTFSDLRGHWAKGNMELLASKLIVKGLSATEFGPGVSITRAEFTALLVRSLGLGAIASDRSFQDVNAKSWYFDDVQAAVKAGLVKGLADGTFRPDDLITREQMTVIMAAALRFVGKEPADADENKSLDRFTDEDKIHAWALDSAAISVKAGMITGREDSTFAPTAFATRAEAGSMLVRMLRYIEFID
- a CDS encoding low temperature requirement protein A — its product is MNKEATTNQHHPASSDRKVTWLELFYDLLFVAAVSKAGHVLLHVENGYISFEYLMKFVLIFVPIWWAWVGQSLFVNRFGQDILSHRIFLILQLFFVLIMTASLSVDFDQYYVPFLIGYIGLRAMTAIQYLAVHKKEESHRKNTARYLGSRFWIGLAISSLSLFFDSWIRYAVLYAGIAVDILLPILGRRYLVKSPIHTHHLLERFSLFTLILLGESVISILAVLQSSYWTWQSILFASLTFVLIIAMWWQYFDNVEKKVNKSLETAGQTIIYGHLFIYLSMSMIAASIQLLFLEQLNYTFMLSFIFGSVLLYFFSTSLVFHKYRHAHQRLGGAHLAFFLGLLGVFFIVDLLFLLPNYIIIGEVMVFFVVYAKLTT
- a CDS encoding MFS transporter translates to MHKEQAKNGARISSWMMFLLAASCGLIVANLYYAQTLVGPISVTTSLSSTAAGLIVTLTQIGYVVGLLFIVPLSDIIENRRLTVGTLAVAVVALLAAAFAPNAALFLTASLFIGIGSVVAQILVPYATFLASEEQRGRVVGNVMSGLLLGIMFARPVASFVTSIWTWQAVFVLSAILIALLAILLSRALPERSPAPGVTYGKLLISLVPLLKQTPALRRYALYQACLFGAFSLFWTVVPLRLADDFGMSQQGIAWFALVGVGGAVAAPIAGRLADKGWSSRLTGLAMIIAALSFLLISLFQSHTTIALILLFVSAITLDMAVSGNLVLGQRVIYSLGSEARGRLNGLFMSIFFVGGAIGSSLGGWSYAYGGWTIASLIGVSLPLLALLYFFIGKRTARE
- a CDS encoding TetR/AcrR family transcriptional regulator, translating into MQGQRGRPRNVETQKSILSAAYDLLLENGFGAVTVEKIADRAKVSKATIYKWWPNKAAVVMDGFLSAAADRLPVPDTGSVRNDILVHATNLVLFLISREGKIITEIVGEGQFDSGLAEAYRTRYFHPRRLEARRLLEQGVQRGELKENLDIDSIIDLIYGPIFYRLLVTGDKLDSSYVEELVMYAFEGIRST
- a CDS encoding IS3 family transposase codes for the protein MGAASSTYYERKKASREDTTTETKMPLRGRPVTKHSLTVCGNVISNAQIEEWLMELVSGEEHSYGYLLLTECLHVQRQLIINKKKVYRLCKKLGILHPQRRKKVHYPRRLARNHTITGSNQVWQLDIKYGYVAGYDQFFYIADMIDVYDRSIVGIHIGTNCEAKHVCEAVKKALQSRLKPEESKPIIRTDNGPQFISKAFGELCEAEGIMHERIPPKTPNMNAYIESFHATLERDLLGKESFESFQEAHEAVRNYIDFYNNRRMHRSLGKRSPTAFMKWVEQTTDSLEKYTRAV